Proteins encoded within one genomic window of [Enterobacter] lignolyticus SCF1:
- the nadC gene encoding carboxylating nicotinate-nucleotide diphosphorylase — translation MPPRRYNPDHRRDALLERINLDIPAAVAHALREDLGGEVDANNDITAQLLPADTRSHAVVITREDGVFCGKRWVEEVFVQLAGDDVAVTWHVEDGDAIVANQPLFELDGPSRVLLTGERTALNFVQTLSGVASEVRRYVELLAGTQTQLLDTRKTLPGLRTALKYAVLCGGGANHRLGLSDAFLIKENHIIASGSVRNAIEKAFWIHPDVPVEVEVETLKELEEALKAGADIIMLDNFETDQMREAVKITNGQAQLEVSGNVTFDTIREFAETGVDYISVGALTKHVRALDLSMRFK, via the coding sequence ATGCCGCCTCGCCGCTACAACCCCGACCACCGACGTGACGCGCTGCTGGAACGTATTAACCTTGATATCCCCGCCGCTGTCGCCCACGCCCTGCGCGAAGATCTCGGTGGCGAAGTCGATGCCAATAACGATATTACCGCCCAGTTGTTGCCTGCCGACACTCGCTCTCACGCGGTCGTGATTACTCGCGAAGACGGCGTATTTTGCGGTAAACGCTGGGTAGAGGAAGTTTTTGTCCAGCTGGCAGGCGATGATGTCGCTGTCACCTGGCACGTAGAAGATGGCGATGCTATCGTCGCCAACCAGCCGCTGTTCGAGCTTGATGGCCCGTCCCGCGTACTGCTGACCGGCGAGCGCACCGCCTTAAACTTCGTGCAGACGCTTTCCGGCGTGGCAAGCGAAGTGCGTCGCTATGTCGAGCTGCTCGCCGGTACGCAAACCCAGCTGCTGGATACCCGCAAAACCCTGCCGGGGCTGCGTACCGCGCTGAAATATGCGGTGCTCTGCGGCGGCGGCGCAAACCATCGGCTGGGGCTGTCGGACGCATTTTTGATTAAAGAAAACCACATTATCGCCTCCGGTTCGGTGCGCAACGCTATCGAAAAAGCGTTCTGGATCCACCCAGATGTGCCGGTCGAAGTCGAAGTGGAAACCCTCAAGGAGCTGGAAGAAGCGCTGAAGGCCGGGGCGGATATCATCATGCTCGACAACTTCGAAACCGACCAGATGCGCGAAGCGGTGAAAATCACCAACGGCCAGGCGCAGCTGGAGGTGTCCGGCAACGTCACGTTTGACACCATCCGCGAATTCGCCGAAACCGGCGTGGACTACATTTCCGTCGGCGCGCTGACCAAACACGTGCGCGCGCTGGATCTCTCCATGCGCTTTAAATAG
- the ppdD gene encoding prepilin peptidase-dependent pilin: MNRQHGFTLIELMVVIGIIAILSAIGIPAYQNYLRKAALTDMLQTFMPYRTAIELCALDHGGLSACDGGSNGIPSPTTSRYVSAMQVAQGNVSLSGQESLNGLTVNLTALWDNADGITGWRRVCDIANDSALKQACEDVFRFEAP; encoded by the coding sequence ATGAACAGACAACATGGATTTACCCTGATCGAACTGATGGTGGTGATCGGCATCATCGCCATCCTGAGCGCCATCGGTATTCCGGCCTACCAGAACTATCTGCGTAAAGCCGCGCTGACCGACATGCTGCAAACCTTTATGCCCTACCGCACGGCGATTGAGCTGTGCGCGCTCGACCACGGCGGCCTCAGCGCCTGCGACGGCGGCAGCAACGGTATTCCCTCCCCCACCACCAGCCGCTACGTCTCGGCGATGCAGGTCGCTCAGGGCAACGTCAGCTTAAGCGGTCAGGAAAGCCTCAACGGACTGACGGTCAACCTGACGGCGCTCTGGGATAACGCCGACGGCATCACCGGCTGGCGTCGCGTTTGCGACATCGCCAACGACAGCGCCCTGAAGCAGGCCTGCGAAGATGTTTTCCGCTTCGAGGCTCCCTGA
- the gspE gene encoding type II secretion system protein GspE produces MKQNSLMALCQRHHAVLLASDEQMLSIAVVGNPSPELMQALRFATQKRIDIECWDRQKMEQHRSREAQTHLPAAREENDSVVDVLNQALQRALQQRASDIHFEPTEDNLRVRLRIDGVLHPYSELPAAMSASLVARLKVLGGLDIAERRLPQDGQFSVELSDSTTSFRIATLPCRHGEKVVLRLLQQAAQTLNLSTLGMTPEQLGAFNNALRQPQGLMLVTGPTGSGKTVTLYSALQARNTPEVNICSVEDPIEIPLAGVNQTQINPRSGLNFQSVLRALLRQDPDIVMVGEIRDAETAEIALNAAQTGHLVLSTLHTNSTCETLVRLQQMGVARWITSSALLLVVAQRLVRRLCPHCRQQNGSHAALPRALWPRALPRWRTAGCPRCYGGYLGRIALFEVLVITDDIRQLIASGVDAGTLARMARQTNMMTLFEHGCLAVERGETSQEELLRVLGIPHGE; encoded by the coding sequence ATGAAACAGAACTCGCTCATGGCCCTGTGCCAGCGGCATCACGCGGTGCTATTAGCCAGCGACGAGCAGATGCTCAGTATCGCGGTCGTCGGCAACCCCTCGCCGGAACTGATGCAGGCGCTGCGCTTTGCCACGCAGAAGCGGATCGATATCGAATGCTGGGATCGGCAAAAAATGGAGCAGCACCGGTCACGTGAGGCGCAAACGCACCTGCCCGCCGCGCGTGAAGAGAACGATAGCGTCGTCGACGTGCTCAACCAGGCCCTGCAGCGGGCGCTGCAGCAGCGCGCGTCGGATATCCATTTTGAACCCACCGAGGATAACCTTCGGGTCCGGTTACGCATCGACGGCGTGCTGCATCCCTATTCCGAGCTGCCCGCCGCGATGAGCGCGTCGCTGGTGGCGCGTCTGAAGGTGCTCGGCGGTCTGGATATTGCAGAACGGCGGCTGCCGCAGGACGGGCAGTTTTCAGTTGAACTTAGCGATAGCACGACCTCTTTTCGCATTGCCACACTCCCCTGCCGTCATGGAGAAAAAGTCGTACTGCGTCTGCTCCAGCAGGCTGCGCAAACGCTTAATCTTTCTACCCTCGGCATGACGCCAGAGCAGCTCGGCGCATTTAACAACGCGTTACGCCAGCCGCAGGGGCTGATGCTGGTCACCGGGCCGACCGGCAGCGGGAAAACCGTCACGCTTTACAGCGCGCTGCAGGCGCGCAACACGCCCGAGGTGAATATCTGCAGCGTCGAAGATCCCATTGAGATCCCGCTGGCGGGCGTTAACCAGACGCAGATTAACCCGCGAAGTGGCCTGAACTTTCAGAGCGTTTTGCGCGCGCTGCTGCGCCAGGACCCAGATATCGTCATGGTCGGCGAAATTCGCGATGCAGAGACGGCGGAAATCGCCCTGAACGCCGCTCAGACCGGGCATCTGGTGCTGTCAACGCTGCACACCAACTCCACTTGCGAAACGCTGGTGCGCTTACAGCAAATGGGCGTAGCGCGCTGGATAACCTCCTCGGCGCTGCTGCTGGTTGTCGCCCAGCGTCTGGTGCGCCGACTCTGCCCGCACTGCCGCCAGCAAAACGGCAGCCACGCCGCGCTGCCGCGCGCGCTGTGGCCCAGAGCGCTGCCCAGGTGGCGAACCGCTGGCTGCCCGCGCTGCTATGGCGGCTATCTTGGCCGCATTGCGCTTTTTGAAGTCCTCGTGATAACCGACGATATCCGCCAGCTTATCGCCAGCGGCGTCGATGCCGGAACCCTCGCGCGCATGGCCAGACAGACCAATATGATGACCCTGTTTGAACATGGCTGCCTGGCCGTGGAACGCGGCGAAACCAGCCAGGAAGAGCTGCTGCGGGTGTTGGGTATTCCGCATGGCGAATAA
- the hofC gene encoding protein transport protein HofC gives MANKKLWRWRGVSPQGQPMHGALWSTDKALAMQDIQREGIIPLSLKRDAVKASLWRSQHCSDLMQQLATLLQAGLTLSEGLTLLSEQHPSAQWQALLQDMAVRLAQGSPLSEAMSEWPEVFPPLYPATIRAGEMTGRLEHCCFHLARQQQAQQRLAQKVAKALRYPLVVILLAVAVIIGMCGFVLPEFAQIYRTFNTPLPTLTRMVMALSVWVERAFPLLAGLILSPLLLRPLMRRSGRWPWWKAAILRRIPVLAALRRGQMLSHIFMVLALSQRAGVPFLQGLESVETTLSCPWWRHVIRQIHDAVAQGKPIWQAFEDSGAFTPLCRQLIRTGETSGALDAMLENLAHYYDEQTHHLADNLAALLEPVLLAVTGGIIGTLVVAMYLPVFHLGDAISGAGMG, from the coding sequence ATGGCGAATAAAAAACTGTGGCGCTGGCGCGGTGTTTCACCGCAGGGCCAGCCGATGCATGGCGCCCTCTGGAGCACCGACAAAGCGCTTGCGATGCAGGACATCCAGCGCGAGGGAATTATTCCGCTAAGCCTGAAACGCGACGCCGTGAAGGCCTCGCTGTGGCGGTCGCAGCACTGCAGCGACCTTATGCAGCAGCTGGCGACCCTGCTACAGGCGGGGCTGACGCTTTCCGAAGGGCTCACGCTGCTGTCAGAGCAGCACCCCAGCGCGCAGTGGCAGGCTCTGCTGCAGGATATGGCGGTACGGTTGGCGCAGGGCAGCCCCTTATCCGAAGCGATGAGCGAATGGCCCGAGGTCTTCCCCCCGCTTTATCCGGCAACCATCCGCGCCGGGGAGATGACCGGCAGGCTGGAACACTGCTGCTTTCACCTTGCCAGACAGCAGCAGGCCCAGCAGCGCCTGGCACAGAAAGTGGCGAAAGCGCTGCGCTATCCGCTGGTGGTTATTCTGCTCGCCGTCGCGGTGATTATCGGCATGTGCGGCTTTGTCCTCCCTGAATTTGCCCAGATATACCGCACCTTCAATACGCCCCTGCCGACGCTGACGCGTATGGTGATGGCGCTATCGGTATGGGTCGAGCGCGCCTTCCCTTTGCTGGCGGGGCTTATCCTCTCCCCGTTGCTGCTGCGCCCGCTGATGCGGCGTTCCGGCAGATGGCCATGGTGGAAAGCCGCTATCCTGCGAAGAATACCTGTTCTCGCAGCGCTACGCCGCGGGCAGATGCTCAGCCACATTTTTATGGTGCTGGCTTTAAGCCAGCGCGCCGGAGTGCCTTTTCTGCAGGGGCTGGAGAGCGTCGAAACTACGCTCAGTTGTCCGTGGTGGCGGCACGTCATCCGCCAGATTCACGATGCGGTCGCTCAGGGGAAGCCGATATGGCAGGCGTTTGAAGATAGCGGCGCGTTTACGCCGCTTTGCCGACAGCTTATTCGCACCGGGGAGACCTCCGGCGCGCTGGATGCGATGCTGGAAAACCTGGCGCACTACTACGACGAACAGACCCACCACCTGGCGGATAATCTGGCGGCGCTGCTGGAGCCGGTGCTGCTGGCCGTCACAGGGGGTATTATCGGTACGCTGGTAGTGGCAATGTATCTGCCGGTTTTTC